One Huiozyma naganishii CBS 8797 chromosome 4, complete genome genomic region harbors:
- the SPR3 gene encoding septin SPR3 (similar to Saccharomyces cerevisiae SPR3 (YGR059W); ancestral locus Anc_4.204) → MLLSSLEDSIPPKRLSTLVAQYGRELGINAAPQPIDRNCGVSSTVQLGSQRRTPVGISNILQQQTKILFERGISFNVLVCGTVGVGKTTVVNSLFGLNGSQSRSRPGSQGNSNRHADVVITKQLHEIRYETKTRLKLGVIEVGSFGTKINNYFSWNPILNYIDWNLQQYWKQNSQPYRTVTKTPDNRVHLCLYVLEPVTPTELKPLDLVAMKELGDKIPLIPVINKTDIYTSSVCLHMSSDIGQLLAQNDIRCYHDPIIHGRQENAIVPLRELLIDQGAMIPLIDLVDTQPPVVDDTEGGRLEWSSEYLARQLQLRRKYNKLIELQDCKFNEWINTLYLKQRQSNKMVEQMYLRVTKLQEQCRQLEQTGNGHCSAKVHASMEAKSNSSKTLFEQP, encoded by the coding sequence ATGCTGCTAAGTTCATTGGAGGATTCGATTCCACCAAAACGGTTATCCACGTTAGTGGCACAGTATGGTCGAGAACTTGGGATCAATGCGGCCCCGCAACCAATTGATAGAAATTGCGGGGTTAGTTCAACTGTCCAATTGGGGTCCCAGAGGAGAACCCCAGTGGGGATCTCGAACATTTTACAGCAGCAGACGAAGATCCTCTTTGAGCGAGGTATTTCCTTCAATGTGCTCGTGTGTGGGACCGTTGGTGTCGGGAAAACCACAGTGGTGAATTCACTTTTTGGTTTAAATGGTTCACAAAGCCGTAGCCGCCCAGGCAGTCAGGGCAATAGTAACAGACACGCTGATGTGGTAATTACTAAGCAATTACACGAGATTAGGTACGAAACGAAGACACGGTTGAAGCTCGGTGTTATTGAGGTTGGTAGTTTCGGTACGAAGATCAACAACTATTTCAGTTGGAACCCTATTTTGAATTACATTGATTGGAACTTACAACAGTACTGGAAACAAAACTCTCAGCCGTATCGAACTGTGACCAAAACACCTGACAATCGTGTTCATTTGTGTCTATACGTTCTAGAACCTGTTACTCCTACTGAGTTGAAACCTTTGGATCTTGTTGCAATGAAGGAATTGGGTGACAAGATCCCTCTGATCCCTGTGATAAACAAGACGGATATATACACCAGCAGTGTTTGTTTGCACATGAGTTCAGATATAGGTCAACTTCTTGCCCAAAACGACATCCGGTGTTACCACGACCCAATAATACACGGCCGCCAAGAAAACGCTATAGTACCTTTAAGAGAGTTGTTGATTGACCAGGGGGCGATGATCCCGCTGATCGACCTTGTTGACACGCAGCCGCCCGTTGTGGATGACACGGAGGGCGGTCGACTAGAGTGGAGCAGTGAGTATCTAGCCCGACAACTACAGCTGCGTCGGAAGTACAACAAGTTAATCGAGTTACAAGACTGTAAATTCAACGAGTGGATCAACACTTTGTATTTGAAGCAACGGCAGTCGAACAAGATGGTCGAGCAGATGTACCTCCGCGTGACcaaactacaagaacagtGCAGACAACTCGAGCAGACGGGCAATGGCCATTGCAGTGCCAAAGTGCACGCCAGTATGGAGGCCAagagcaacagcagcaagaCCTTGTTCGAACAACCCTAA
- the ERG25 gene encoding methylsterol monooxygenase (similar to Saccharomyces cerevisiae ERG25 (YGR060W); ancestral locus Anc_4.206), with amino-acid sequence MSAVFSNSTLNTLIRSDTFKDTFDNVVKFQPQLSKLEQIWASWYTYMNNDILATGLMFFLLHEIVYFARCLPWFIIDQMPYFRRWKIQPTKIPSTKEQLYCLKSVVLSHFLVEAIPIWTFHPMCEKLGITVRVPFPSIKKMGLEIALFFVLEDMWHYWAHRLFHYGVFYKYIHKQHHRYAAPFGLSAEYAHPLETMSLGFGTVGMPILYVMYTGELHLFTLCLWVVLRLFQAVDSHSGYDFPWSLNKFLPFWAGAEHHDLHHHYFIGNYASSFRWWDYCLDTEAGPEAKAEREERMKLKAMNKSKKNV; translated from the coding sequence ATGTCTGCCGTGTTTAGCAACTCGACCCTAAACACACTCATCAGAAGTGACACCTTCAAGGACACTTTTGACAATGTCGTTAAATTCCAACCTCAATTGTCCAAGTTGGAGCAAATCTGGGCCAGTTGGTACACGTACATGAACAACGATATCCTGGCCACCGGGttgatgttttttttgctacATGAGATCGTATACTTCGCCCGTTGTCTGCCATGGTTCATCATCGACCAAATGCCTTACTTCAGACGCTGGAAGATTCAACCAACAAAGATCCCATCCACTAAAGAACAACTGTACTGTCTGAAATCCGTCGTCTTGTCCCATTTCCTAGTCGAAGCTATCCCCATTTGGACTTTCCACCCAATGTGCGAAAAGTTGGGTATTACAGTCAGAGTACCATTCCCTTCCATAAAGAAAATGGGGTTGGAAATCGCTCTGTTCTTCGTCTTGGAGGACATGTGGCATTACTGGGCTCACCGTCTCTTCCACTACGGTGTCTTCTACAAGTACATCCACAAGCAACACCACAGATACGCTGCTCCATTCGGGCTTTCCGCTGAGTACGCCCACCCTCTAGAGACCATGTCCCTTGGGTTCGGTACCGTCGGTATGCCCATCCTGTACGTCATGTACACCGGGGAATTGCACTTGTTCACTCTGTGTTTATGGGTCGTGTTGAGATTGTTCCAAGCCGTCGACTCCCACTCAGGTTACGACTTCCCATGGtccttgaacaagttcttgCCATTCTGGGCAGGCGCCGAGCACCACGACTTGCATCACCACTACTTCATCGGGAACTACGCCTCCAGTTTCAGATGGTGGGACTACTGTCTGGACACCGAGGCTGGTCCAGAAGCTAAGGCGGAGAGAGAGGAGAGAATGAAGTTGAAGGCCATGAAcaagtccaagaagaacgtgTGA
- the ADE6 gene encoding phosphoribosylformylglycinamidine synthase (similar to Saccharomyces cerevisiae ADE6 (YGR061C); ancestral locus Anc_4.207), whose translation MSLILAGPKVLSSFRVDNLMKDFNNFTNSINSILEIRSCFVHYVDIADGLSLTSEDSKLLDVLLNYDTPLDTENDPLSKLLVDAVNKNWTDKDLNLKDTYLVRVVPRSGTISPWSSKATNIAQVCGLEDKVQRIERGVALLIKTIPSFPLLENLNDVSLKSVYDRMTQQLFLNNPPNLKDIFTHANPKPLVHIPLVSASSTDKKQSPEDILSDANSKLGLALDVGEMDYLIKAFVEVMHRDPTDVELFMFAQVNSEHCRHKIFNADWTIDGLKKDFTLFQMIRNTHKLCPDFTISAYSDNAAVVDSENKAYYFAPDPTTKRWTASEESVPLLIKVETHNHPTAVSPFPGAATGSGGEIRDEGATGRGSKTKCGLSGFSVSDLLIPGQRQPWELDVGKPSHIASALDIMIEAPLGSAAFNNEFGRPCINGYFRTLTTKVPNADNEEEIRGFHKPIMIAGGFGTVRPQFALKDKPITAGSAIIVLGGQSMLIGLGGGAASSIASGEGSADLDFASVQRGNSEMERRCQQVIDSCVALGDNNPIQSIHDVGAGGLSNALPELVHDNDLGAKFDIRKVLSLEKGMSPMEIWCNESQERYVLGVSQTDLQIFEKICERERAPFAVVGHATAEQRLIVEDPLLKGTPIDLEMSILFGKPPKMFREAITEPLSLHSADLSVIPSLEDAVDRVLNLPSVASKSFLITIGDRTVTGLIDRDQFVGPWQVPVADVGVTATSLGDKVIKTGEALAMGERPTNALISAAASAKLAVSESLLNLLASDVKSLTHVKLSANWMSPASHKGEGSKLYEAVQAIGLDLCPAIGVSIPVGKDSMSMKMKWDDKEVTAPLSLNVTAFGPVNDTSNTWTPQLTKVDNSVLVLVDVAALQSEKAMGASALLQVYNQIGNVSPTVYDNTVFKGLLESILELHKTDLVLSYHDRSDGGLLVTLFEMAFASRSGLNITLSGTEDPLVQLFNEELGCVFQVEESKLGDFYSVFADHGISQEYISVVGKPNFKSQEIVITGSDAKTLFSGKRSSLQQKWSSTSYAIQKLRDNPRTADEEFAAINDDNDPGIHYSLTYNPRDDLGVRAELSDVRPRVAILREQGVNGQMEMGWCFEQAGFTAIDVTMTDLLEGRFHLKDFVGLAACGGFSYGDVLGAGAGWAKSVLYHADVREQFVDFFQRREDTFAFGACNGCQFLSRLKDIIPGCSNWPSFERNVSEQYEARVCMVEVVSESSIFLTGMRGSQLPIAVAHGEGNATFNSGEQLTSFETENLSSVRYLDNYGNVTTTFPFNPNGSANGIAGIQSPNGRVLAMMPHPERVCRLEANSWYPSEKYAEWGGYGPWIRLFKSARKWVG comes from the coding sequence ATGTCCTTAATATTAGCTGGTCCTAAAGTTTTATCTAGCTTTAGAGTAGATAACCTGATGAAGGACTTCAACAATTTTACGAACAGTATCAATTCCATACTCGAGATTCGTTCATGTTTCGTGCACTATGTTGACATAGCCGATGGACTCTCTTTGACCTCCGAAGATTCCAAACTGCTGGATGTTCTTTTGAATTACGACACACCGCTGGACACCGAAAATGACCCATTGTCGAAATTGCTCGTGGATGCGGTCAACAAGAATTGGACTGATAAAGACCTTAACCTAAAAGATACCTATTTGGTAAGGGTTGTCCCAAGATCCGGAACAATCTCCCCTTGGTCATCTAAGGCAACCAATATTGCTCAAGTTTGTGGGTTGGAGGACAAAGTTCAGAGAATCGAGAGGGGTGTTGCACTTCTAATAAAGACGATTCCATCTTTCCCATTGCTGGAGAACTTGAATGACGTTTCTTTGAAGTCTGTCTATGACAGAATGACCCAACAactgtttttgaacaaccCTCCCAATCTCAAGGACATTTTTACACATGCAAACCCCAAACCTTTAGTTCACATACCACTGGTTTCTGCTTCCTCTACCGATAAGAAACAGTCTCCAGAGGATATTCTATCAGACGCCAATTCTAAATTAGGCCTTGCCCTAGACGTAGGCGAAATGGATTATCTAATTAAAGCTTTTGTTGAAGTCATGCATAGAGACCCCACAGACGTTGAACTGTTCATGTTTGCACAAGTCAACTCCGAGCATTGTCGTcacaaaattttcaatgCGGACTGGACGATCGACGGCTTAAAGAAAGATTTCACTCTGTTTCAAATGATCAGAAACACGCATAAACTGTGCCCAGACTTCACTATATCTGCATACTCCGACAATGCTGCCGTCGTGGACAGTGAAAACAAAGCCTACTATTTTGCTCCTGACCCAACAACCAAGAGATGGACCGCTTCAGAAGAATCTGTACCATTGTTGATCAAAGTCGAGACACATAACCACCCCACTGCAGTTTCTCCATTCCCAGGTGCTGCCACAGGATCTGGTGGTGAAATCAGGGATGAGGGTGCCACAGGCAGAGGGTCTAAAACCAAATGTGGTCTAAGTGGGTTTTCTGTATCCGACTTGCTGATTCCAGGTCAAAGACAGCCTTGGGAATTAGATGTCGGTAAACCATCACATATTGCCTCAGCTTTGGACATTATGATTGAGGCACCACTAGGGTCAGCCGCCTTTAACAACGAGTTCGGGAGACCTTGTATCAATGGGTACTTTAGGACATTGACCACAAAGGTTCCAAACGCTGAtaacgaagaagagattAGAGGGTTCCACAAACCAATTATGATTGCTGGTGGGTTTGGTACCGTCAGACCACAATTTGCCTTGAAGGATAAACCTATTACTGCAGGGTCTGCGATTATCGTTTTAGGTGGTCAATCAATGTTAATTGGTCtaggtggtggtgctgcATCTTCCATTGCCTCTGGTGAAGGTTCCGCTGACCTCGATTTTGCCTCTGTTCAGAGAGGCAACTCTGAAATGGAACGTCGGTGCCAACAGGTTATTGATTCTTGTGTCGCGTTGGGAGACAATAACCCAATTCAATCCATTCATGACGTCGGTGCCGGTGGGTTGTCCAATGCCCTCCCTGAGCTGGTCCACGACAATGATTTGGGTGCTAAATTTGATATCAGAAAAGTACTATCTTTGGAAAAGGGAATGTCCCCAATGGAAATTTGGTGTAACGAATCGCAGGAACGTTATGTTCTTGGTGTTAGCCAAACGGATCTACAGATATTTGAAAAGATATgtgaaagagaaagagcACCATTTGCCGTAGTTGGCCATGCCACCGCTGAACAGAGATTGATTGTGGAAGATCCACTATTGAAGGGGACCCCCATTGACCTGGAAATGTCGATTTTATTTGGTAAGCCTCCAAAAATGTTTAGGGAGGCCATCACAGAGCCATTATCCCTACATAGTGCTGATTTATCTGTTATCCCGTCTTTGGAAGACGCAGTTGACAGAGTTTTGAACTTACCTTCCGTTGCTTCCAAGTCGTTCTTGATCACTATCGGTGATAGAACAGTCACCGGGTTAATTGACAGGGATCAATTTGTCGGACCATGGCAAGTACCCGTTGCCGACGTTGGTGTCACAGCCACATCGTTAGGTGACAAAGTAATCAAGACAGGTGAAGCCCTTGCTATGGGCGAAAGGCCAACGAACGCATTGATTTCTGCCGCCGCCTCTGCGAAACTCGCTGTTTCTGAATCTCTACTGAACCTATTGGCTTCTGATGTGAAGTCATTGACTCACGTGAAGTTGTCTGCTAATTGGATGTCTCCAGCTTCGCACAAGGGTGAAGGGTCAAAGTTGTACGAAGCCGTGCAAGCTATTGGTTTAGACCTATGTCCCGCTATCGGTGTTTCTATCCCAGTTGGGAAGGACTCTATGTCTATGAAGATGAAGTGGGATGATAAGGAAGTTACCGCACCACTTTCATTGAATGTGACGGCGTTTGGTCCAGTTAACGATACCTCCAACACATGGACCCCACAGTTAACCAAAGTGGACAATTCTGTTTTGGTATTGGTGGACGTTGCCGCTTTACAATCTGAGAAGGCGATGGGTGCCTCGGCGTTGCTACAGGTTTACAATCAAATCGGTAATGTTTCCCCCACTGTGTATGACAACACCGTTTTCAAGGGTTTGTTGGAGAGTATTTTGGAATTGCACAAGACAGACCTTGTTCTTTCGTACCACGACAGATCTGATGGTGGTCTTTTGGTTACTTTGTTTGAGATGGCGTTTGCTTCTAGGAGTGGTTTGAATATTACGCTTTCCGGCACTGAGGACCCTCTGGTTCAACTGTTTAATGAGGAGCTTGGTTGTGTCTTCCAAGTTGAGGAATCGAAGCTTGGTGATTTCTACTCTGTGTTTGCCGACCACGGTATCTCCCAAGAATACATTAGTGTCGTTGGTAAGCCTAATTTCAAAAGCCAAGAAATTGTCATTACCGGTAGTGATGCTAAGACTTTATTCAGCGGCAAGAGATCTTCTCTACAACAGAAATGGAGTTCTACCTCTTACGCTATTCAGAAATTGAGGGACAACCCTCGTACTGCTGATGAAGAATTCGCTGCGATCAATGATGACAATGACCCAGGTATCCACTACTCGTTGACTTACAACCCTCGTGACGATTTGGGTGTGCGTGCAGAACTATCTGATGTGAGACCTCGCGTTGCTATTCTAAGGGAACAAGGTGTCAATGGGCAGATGGAAATGGGGTGGTGTTTTGAACAGGCCGGGTTCACCGCGATTGATGTCACGATGACCGATCTACTGGAGGGCAGGTTCCACTTAAAGGATTTTGTTGGTCTTGCCGCATGTGGTGGGTTTTCGTACGGTGACGTGTTGGGTGCTGGTGCCGGTTGGGCCAAATCTGTGCTGTACCACGCTGATGTTCGTGAACAATTTGTGGACTTCTTCCAAAGGAGAGAGGATACATTTGCCTTTGGCGCTTGTAACGGTTGTCAATTCCTGAGCAGGTTAAAGGATATCATCCCCGGGTGTTCGAACTGGCCCTCCTTCGAGCGGAATGTAAGCGAGCAGTACGAGGCGCGTGTGTGCATGGTTGAGGTTGTCAGTGAATCCAGTATTTTCTTGACTGGGATGCGTGGTTCGCAACTGCCTATTGCGGTTGCTCACGGTGAAGGTAACGCAACTTTTAACAGTGGTGAGCAATTGACATCCTTTGAGACGGAGAACTTGAGCAGTGTCAGGTACCTGGACAACTACGGGAACGTGACGACGACTTTTCCCTTCAATCCTAACGGTTCTGCGAACGGTATTGCTGGGATCCAATCTCCCAACGGGAGGGTTCTTGCGATGATGCCGCACCCTGAAAGAGTATGTCGGTTGGAGGCGAACTCGTGGTACCCAAGCGAGAAGTACGCGGAGTGGGGCGGGTACGGTCCCTGGATCAGACTGTTCAAGTCTGCGAGAAAGTGGGTTGGTTAA
- the KNAG0D04140 gene encoding uncharacterized protein (similar to Saccharomyces cerevisiae YLR363W-A; ancestral locus Anc_4.208), which translates to MVQKALKVKTKAKDPRRVTKKQKNLRKAAPLIIKSKKKQLHYLKNLNRTASLTEKTEKLVSAKVGHLELLKGTRRELEKSKRKDDSKK; encoded by the coding sequence ATGGTTCAAAAAGCACTAAAAGTGAAAACTAAGGCGAAGGATCCTCGTCGTGTGAcgaagaagcaaaaaaatctgCGGAAAGCAGCTCCCCTTATTATCAAATCGAAAAAGAAGCAGCTGCACTATTTGAAGAACCTTAATAGAACTGCTTCCCTTACAGAGAAGACTGAAAAATTGGTATCTGCCAAGGTTGGTCATttggaactgttgaaaGGTACGAGAAGAGAATTAGAAAAGTCCAAACGTAAAGACGATTCGAAGAAGTAA
- the COX18 gene encoding membrane insertase COX18 (similar to Saccharomyces cerevisiae COX18 (YGR062C); ancestral locus Anc_4.209) codes for MLHRPYGNTIRLLAQPRRIYPRALERSQCRNFVSIGGPVADLFTTVHEVSGIPWVVLVPLTTLTLRSVFTLPLSVVQRKRIIKQQELRKVVQSATPIVKLRLAHAVQTANNGEVPGTKSSTGEEAAAAMVENSKLSNITPEQITLLAVRETRKRQKKLFKRYGIQMWKNAILPFVQIPLWVSVSLGIRNLTELQVERATKQWFDQFSWHDIDLTGPLLDYPVAIPMILGSLALLNIEYNGKMISRKSTDSVGIKAFDDHYSRTNQIFKSILNVSRIGCIFMMGVSSQAPVLLSLYWISSQAFSLLQNMVLDSFWPYKR; via the coding sequence ATGCTACATCGTCCATACGGAAACACGATAAGGTTGCTAGCGCAACCCCGAAGAATATATCCAAGAGCTCTCGAAAGGAGCCAATGTAGGAACTTTGTGTCCATCGGTGGGCCAGTAGCGGACTTATTTACAACAGTTCATGAAGTATCAGGTATACCGTGGGTGGTTCTAGTCCCCTTAACAACCTTAACTCTGAGAAGTGTATTTACACTACCCCTGAGTGTAGtacagaggaagagaatTATAAAACAACAAGAGCTGAGAAAGGTAGTTCAGAGTGCAACTCCGATTGTAAAGCTGCGACTTGCCCACGCCGTGCAGACAGCTAACAATGGCGAAGTGCCTGGTACTAAAAGTTCAACGGGGGAAGAGGCTGCCGCTGCGATGGTAGAAAACAGTAAACTGAGCAATATTACCCCGGAACAGATAACACTGCTCGCTGTAAGGGAGACCAGGAAACGtcagaagaaactgtttaaAAGATATGGCATACAAATGTGGAAGAACGCTATATTAccatttgttcaaatccCTTTGTGGGTCTCTGTGTCTCTGGGTATAAGGAATCTTACGGAACTTCAAGTGGAGAGGGCCACCAAACAGTGGTTCGATCAATTCTCGTGGCATGATATAGATCTAACTGGCCCATTGTTAGACTACCCTGTGGCTATTCCCATGATCTTAGGGTCATTGGCGTTATTGAATATTGAATATAATGGTAAGATGATATCCAGGAAGTCTACAGATTCGGTTGGCATAAAGGCATTCGACGATCATTATTCGAGGACAAATCAAATTTTCAAGAGCATTTTGAATGTTTCGCGTATTGGTTGCATATTTATGATGGGTGTTTCTTCACAAGCCCCAGTACTGTTGTCTCTATACTGGATTAGTTCCCAAGCGTTTTCTTTGCTCCAAAACATGGTTTTGGATTCCTTTTGGCCCTACAAGAGATAG
- the SPT4 gene encoding transcription elongation factor SPT4 (similar to Saccharomyces cerevisiae SPT4 (YGR063C); ancestral locus Anc_4.210), whose translation MSDRACMLCGIVQSTNEFNRDGCPNCQGIFEEAGVSAMECTSPSFEGLVGMCKPRKSWVAKWLSVDMNIPGLYAIKVDGRLPAEVVELLPHYIPRDGSHVE comes from the coding sequence ATGTCTGATAGGGCTTGCATGCTATGTGGGATTGTGCAATCCACAAATGAATTCAATAGAGACGGGTGTCCCAATTGCCAGGGTATATTTGAGGAGGCAGGTGTTTCCGCAATGGAATGTACGTCGCCCTCATTCGAAGGGCTAGTAGGGATGTGTAAGCCCAGGAAGTCGTGGGTTGCCAAATGGCTCAGTGTCGATATGAATATTCCTGGTCTGTATGCTATAAAAGTTGATGGGAGACTACCTGCAGAAGTTGTTGAGCTGCTGCCGCATTATATACCCAGAGACGGTTCTCATGTGGAGTGA
- the VHT1 gene encoding Vht1p (similar to Saccharomyces cerevisiae VHT1 (YGR065C); ancestral locus Anc_4.212) — protein sequence MVNWKKCLPHLRVLPEDEFLRESLEATAPSVSELEEERHSVTDKDASDKNASAINSSSDVIDVEDGQSIAYNKLKKNTPYELRNESNRPWWKFFDEYEYRLNKEYRKSRKWYEFLYPNHTTQSPSERRLLYKLDIMIAFYFFMLSWSKSVDSNNYTNAYVSNMKEDLKMKGNDYIHTSTISNVGAIVFQLPFMYLLPRFPAHLLLPVMDLGWTWFTFACYRVKTLHELQGYRFILNAFGAAYYPVSQYIMGCWYAPDEISSRVCLFFCGNLLGGVTSGLLQGRIFKSLDGVHGLAGWRWMFLIDAIAISLPTAILGFFVIPGIPSKCYSLFLTDEEIRIARIRNKRNQINDGVDKSKLKPLWNRSLWKKVFCNPTFWVLGIFDVCSWNNMTAFSGSYALWLKANKKYSIVQVNNLSVLPACLGFAYVFFCAFGADLFRCKWFFMVFAAIMNTASCAILIKWNVNSKAKWYAFLTTYFSVAASPCLWSFINDFLRFDPQVKAITWIAIYSFSQSTNAWIPNLAWQTTESPKFHTGYTVSLIFGVIYGLWTFVVLFFYKKNEKKHALGNGIILYNEEKGETPPAFIETDLELRSDGYYYVR from the coding sequence ATGGTCAACTGGAAAAAGTGCTTACCTCACTTGAGGGTTTTACCTGAAGACGAGTTTTTAAGAGAAAGCCTTGAGGCAACTGCTCCCAGTGTTTCAGAACTGGAGGAGGAAAGGCATTCTGTAACGGACAAGGATGCCAGCGACAAAAATGCTTCTGCtatcaacagcagctcAGACGTCATCGATGTTGAGGATGGTCAGTCCATAGCTTacaacaagttgaagaaaaacacTCCCTACGAATTGAGAAACGAATCCAACAGACCTTGGTGGAAGTTTTTCGACGAGTACGAGTACAGATTGAACAAAGAATATCGGAAGTCCAGGAAGTGGTACGAGTTCCTGTATCCTAACCACACCACCCAATCGCCAAGCGAGAGGAGACTTCTTTACAAACTCGACATCATGATTGCATTCTACTTCTTCATGCTTTCTTGGTCCAAGTCAGTCGATTCGAACAACTACACCAACGCGTACGTGTCTAATATGAAGGAagatttgaaaatgaaGGGGAACGATTACATCCACACCAGTACTATCTCGAACGTCGGAGCCATTGTGTTTCAACTACCCTTCATGTACTTGTTGCCTCGTTTCCCAGCTCATTTACTACTTCCTGTTATGGATTTAGGCTGGACCTGGTTCACGTTCGCTTGTTATAGAGTCAAAACTTTGCACGAGCTTCAAGGTTATCGTTTTATCCTGAATGCCTTTGGTGCTGCATACTACCCAGTTTCGCAGTACATCATGGGCTGTTGGTATGCACCAGATGAAATTAGTTCAAGAGTTTGCCTATTCTTCTGTGGTAATCTCCTTGGTGGAGTTACATCTGGTCTTTTGCAAGGTCgtattttcaaaagtttgGACGGTGTTCACGGTCTTGCTGGCTGGAGGTGGATGTTTTTGATCGACGCGATCGCTATTTCTCTCCCAACTGCTATCCTTGGTTTCTTTGTTATTCCCGGCATCCCATCCAAGTGCTATTCATTGTTTTTGACTGATGAGGAGATTAGAATTGCTAGAATtagaaacaaaagaaaccaaaTCAACGACGGTGTTGACAAATCGAAGTTGAAACCACTATGGAATCGGTCTCTATGGAAAAAAGTATTCTGCAACCCAACATTCTGGGTACTTGGGATTTTTGATGTGTGCTCGTGGAACAATATGACTGCATTCAGTGGATCTTACGCTTTATGGTTGAAGgcaaataaaaaatattccaTTGTACAGGTGAATAATCTAAGTGTCTTACCGGCCTGCCTAGGGTTTGCATatgttttcttttgtgCATTTGGTGCCGACCTTTTCAGGTGTAAATGGTTCTTTATGGTCTTTGCAGCGATCATGAACACTGCATCCTGTGCCATTCTAATCAAATGGAATGTGAATTCGAAGGCAAAATGGTACGCGTTCCTAACAACGTATTTCAGTGTTGCTGCGTCGCCATGTCTGTGGTCGTTTATTAATGACTTCTTAAGATTTGACCCGCAAGTGAAGGCCATCACTTGGATTGCAATTTACTCCTTCTCACAGTCTACCAATGCATGGATCCCCAATTTAGCATGGCAAACTACAGAATCTCCCAAGTTCCATACTGGTTACACTGTGAGTTTAATATTTGGTGTGATCTACGGTCTTTGGAcctttgttgttttgttcttctacaagaagaacgagaagaagCACGCTCTAGGGAATGGAATCATCCTATACAACGAGGAAAAAGGCGAGACTCCACCTGCGTTTATTGAAACTGACTTGGAATTGAGAAGCGACGGGTATTATTACGTACGCTGA